From a region of the Hyla sarda isolate aHylSar1 unplaced genomic scaffold, aHylSar1.hap1 scaffold_3450, whole genome shotgun sequence genome:
- the LOC130331011 gene encoding uncharacterized protein LOC130331011, whose protein sequence is MAREQPPPSTPASSPPTTRQRAATNSTAAQKTHLPTGAHRAAAAPNLLLTSEETARPPPPHALSTARTGAQRPTETLRDGDCLMIPSVRESVRDRQRLSGEASDPSVFPMEVSAEGDTAEPSHRPLTPLTPPAQKPHVDHSPAPSTPSMFGSQRGPPSPTSQLYPPEEGLMQGLRYLPEPLVGPCAAARESCTRPPTHLSPYPASHTDYANGDLTPKYGRKEIHDPRGLMLP, encoded by the coding sequence ATGGCGCGGGAGCAGCCGCCACCATCTACTCCCGCCTCCTCCCCGCCGACAACGAGGCAACGTGCCGCGACTAACTCCACGGCAGCACAGAAGACCCACTTACCCACTGGGGCCCACAGAGCCGCGGCCGCACCGAACCTACTCCTCACCAGCGAAGAGACAGCACGTCCGCCGCCTCCACACGCATTGAGCACAGCGCGAACGGGAGCGCAGCGCCCCACGGAGACACTACGGGACGGTGACTGCCTAATGATCCCCAGCGTGCGAGAGAGCGTGCGGGACCGACAGCGGCTCTCCGGGGAAGCCTCCGACCCGTCCGTCTTCCCGATGGAGGTGAGTGCTGAGGGGGACACAGCTGAGCCATCACACCGGCCCCTGACTCCACTGACCCCACCTGCACAGAAGCCCCACGTGGACCACTCACCCGCACCCAGCACCCCGTCCATGTTTGGGAGTCAGAGGGGACCCCCCTCGCCCACCTCCCAGCTGTACCCACCTGAAGAGGGATTGATGCAGGGACTAAGATATTTGCCTGAGCCACTGGTGGGGCCCTGTGCAGCTGCCCGAGAGTCCTGCACTCGACCGCCCACACATCTGTCTCCCTACCCTGCTTCACACACGGATTATGCAAACGGGGATCTAACCCCCAAGTACGGCCGCAAGGAGATCCACGATCCTCGGGGACTCATGCTCCCATAG